A portion of the Cryptomeria japonica chromosome 5, Sugi_1.0, whole genome shotgun sequence genome contains these proteins:
- the LOC131036374 gene encoding probable disease resistance protein At1g61300: MASPSVSTNDSQLQIEVSNAFEEIAPQFVSTFAPLQKERWGIFINHRGPDVKDTLARAIYYALQARGFRVFLDSEGLQLGDFFPAEVEEAMRSASLHLAIFSPTYAQSPWCLAELSFMLKSGKPIIPVFYCVRPTDLRWVAQGKGVYVNAFSEYEEKHRFSSEKLQEWKTALHKVSFYIGAIINNKDEEQTILESIGNRASEVMKIVPLPLATSNKKYIEEALIVGQGSVSYRLVELIHSQQHTKLSRFGIVGKGGAGKTLLLKQIFNSNQVQSLFCNDLMIWISVSQNPSFNALRNDLVKQISLKVNERLDGREEDHVKSWLNETMAKHKFALFLDDLWERSANSLLEELCVPLFPHHKSNIIIATSRTTSVLSQLGVPNSSLIQMQDLTEDDSWSLFSFHAFPHSEGILPSSINEEIARGVSKECGGLPLALKVIGHAMAGITYPNEWEFALQRLQNKAAHSLSGTLSSSLRLSYDALADVASNGISLQLCFLYIAAFSKAEVISTEIAILYWIGEGLVVGTNPLQIGEMYVNLLADRCLIEPVRKDNDGRVIVFTVHDVLYDLAHQIAEKEEKCFFQSGRGFSEILENDFSEHVRISLMDNSLTRIPKGFRAPYIRSLLLAWNLSLTGIPKEVIRSMTSLKVLDLSKTAVQSLPKNMECLKNLVCLRLYFVPIKRLPDSIAALQNLQILDLYRSDITELPAGISKLTTLKLLDIGSCRHLQYMPSGISNLRSLEYLAAHGSSNIGWNKREKNRLSISDLGTLHNLKRLGLENNNEIIREGTLGSMKQMESLYLLLTGMERLPKDITSMSKLRKLWLLCPQLLQIENSFCVFQHLSSISIFNCRMLKQLPALHNLPSLKQLDIVKCPNIEKFPEEFGKGRGFPKLEIFSVLELEKIEQLPIVEEGALPSLKILTIMKCEALQRLPQCYWNLKSVEKIRVYGCSKALLVMAKEEIFIKTKTEGILA, from the exons TCTCCGTCTGTATCTACCAATGATAGTCAGTTACAGATTGAAGTTTCAAATGCTTTTGAGGAAATTGCACCTCAATTTGTGTCTACTTTTGCACCATTACAAAAGGAACGGTGGGGAATATTTATTAATCATCGTGGACCAGATGTCAAAGACACGCTGGCCAGAGCTATCTACTATGCCCTCCAAGCCAGgggttttagggtttttcttgattcCGAAGGGCTCCAGTTGGGAGACTTCTTTCCCGCAGAAGTGGAAGAAGCAATGCGTAGTGCTTCCCTTCATCTAGCAATTTTCTCTCCCACATATGCGCAATCGCCATGGTGTCTTGCCGAGCTATCCTTTATGCTCAAATCTGGAAAACCTATCATTCCTGTCTTCTACTGTGTTCGACCTACCGATCTGCGATGGGTGGCCCAAGGAAAAGGAGTTTATGTCAATGCTTTCTCAGAGTATGAAGAAAAACATAGATTCAGCTCAGAAAAACTCCAGGAGTGGAAGACGGCGCTCCACAAGGTCTCATTTTACATAGGCGCAATCATCAATAACAAAGA TGAGGAACAGACGATATTGGAGAGTATTGGGAATCGTGCATCCGAAGTAATGAAAATAGTACCATTACCGTTAGCCACTTCTAACAAGAAGTATATTGAGGAGGCGCTCATTGTCGGACAAGGTTCTGTATCATACAGACTTGTGGAGCTGATTCATTCACAGCAGCACACAAAATTGTCTCGTTTCGGCATAGTTGGGAAGGGCGGGGCCGGTAAGACTCTGCTACTCAAACAAATCTTCAACAGTAACCAGGTTCAGAGTCTCTTTTGCAATGACTTGATGATTTGGATTTCTGTTTCACAAAATCCATCTTTCAATGCTTTAAGAAACGACCTTGTCAAACAAATATCTCTGAAAGTAAATGAAAGATTGGACGGTAGAGAGGAAGACCATGTGAAATCTTGGTTGAATGAAACCATGGCGAAACATAAGTTTGCCCTGTTTCTAGATGATCTTTGGGAAAGAAGTGCAAACTCGTTGTTAGAGGAGCTGTGTGTGCCTCTCTTTCCACACCACAAGTCCAACATCATAATTGCCACTTCCAGGACTACTAGTGTGCTCTCACAGCTGGGTGTTCCGAATTCATCACTCATCCAAATGCAAGATTTGACTGAAGATGACAGTTGGAGTTTGTTTTCTTTCCATGCCTTTCCACACAGCGAAGGAATTTTACCCAGCAGCATCAACGAAGAAATAGCGAGGGGTGTCTCCAAGGAGTGTGGGGGTCTTCCGTTAGCCCTCAAAGTAATCGGACATGCAATGGCAGGAATCACATACCCAAATGAATGGGAATTCGCACTCCAGAGATTGCAGAACAAAGCTGCACACTCACTTTCAGGCACGCTTTCTAGCAGTTTGAGATTAAGCTACGATGCTTTGGCGGACGTGGCCAGCAATGGCATTTCCTTGCAGTTGTGCTTCCTCTACATTGCTGCTTTCTCAAAAGCCGAAGTCATCAGTACTGAAATTGCAATATTGTACTGGATTGGAGAGGGGTTGGTCGTTGGGACGAATCCTCTCCAAATTGGAGAGATGTACGTCAATCTGTTAGCAGATCGATGCCTTATTGAACCAGTCCGTAAGGATAATGATGGAAGGGTGATTGTTTTTACTGTGCATGATGTTTTGTATGATTTAGCACATCAAATTGCCGAGAAGGAAGAAAAATGCTTCTTTCAGTCAGGCAGAGGGTTTTCTGAGATTCTAGAGAATGACTTTTCAGAACATGTCAGAATTTCATTGATGGACAACAGTTTGACCAGAATTCCAAAGGGATTCAGAGCTCCCTACATCCGTTCCTTGCTGCTTGCTTGGAATCTTTCTTTGACAGGGATTCCAAAAGAGGTGATTCGGAGTATGACCTCTCTCAAGGTCCTGGATTTGTCAAAGACTGCAGTCCAGTCGTTGCCAAAAAACATGGAATGTTTAAAGAATTTAGTTTGCCTCCGATTATATTTTGTGCCAATCAAAAGACTTCCCGACTCTATTGCGGCTCTCCAAAACCTTCAAATATTAGATCTTTATCGATCTGATATCACAGAACTTCCGGCCGGCATTTCTAAGTTGACTACCCTAAAACTTTTGGACATTGGTTCATGTAGACATCTGCAGTACATGCCTTCTGGGATCTCAAACCTTAGGTCGCTGGAGTACCTGGCTGCACACGGTTCTTCAAATATAGGGTGGAATAAGCGTGAAAAAAATCGGCTTTCAATTAGTGATTTAGGTACCCTGCACAACCTGAAAAGGTTGGGGcttgaaaataacaatgaaataattCGAGAAGGAACGCTGGGTAGCATGAAGCAGATGGAGTCTCTATACTTGCTTCTCACAGGTATGGAGAGGCTACCCAAAGACATAACCTCCATGTCAAAATTGAGAAAGCTCTGGCTATTGTGTCCTCAGTTACTCCAGATTGAAAATTCATTTTGTGTATTTCAACATCTTAGTTCCATTAGTATTTTTAACTGCCGCATGCTGAAACAACTACCTGCTCTGCACAACCTTCCCAGTTTAAAGCAACTAGACATAGTTAAGTGCCCCAACATAGAGAAGTTTCCAGAGGAATTTGGCAAGGGGAGAGGATTTCCTAAGCTTGAGATATTTTCAGTATTGGAGTTGGAGAAGATAGAGCAGCTGCCAATAGTGGAAGAGGGAGCACTTCCTTCACTTAAAATTTTGACAATTATGAAGTGTGAGGCATTGCAGAGGTTACCACAGTGTTACTGGAATTTGAAGAGTGTGGAGAAGATAAGGGTGTATGGTTGTTCAAAGGCTCTACTTGTCATGGCAAAGGAAGAAATTTTTATTAAGACAAAGACAGAG GGAATTTTGGCGTAA